One genomic segment of Candidatus Saccharimonas sp. includes these proteins:
- a CDS encoding single-stranded DNA-binding protein, which yields MNREESIVFAQKFLEDILSFFGVNLAVHSTADDEIIQLSVPSSELNSLFIGRDSGNLRSLQFLISRALEAKNAEIHRVNIDVADYKKQRAQKITEKAEKWIEQVRKTGEPYRLNLNPTDRFTVHKLAQDYSDIETHSEGEGRERQLIISKK from the coding sequence ATGAATCGAGAAGAATCAATTGTTTTTGCACAAAAGTTTTTGGAAGATATTTTGAGCTTTTTTGGAGTTAATCTGGCGGTTCATTCAACTGCGGATGATGAAATTATTCAGCTTTCAGTTCCTTCAAGCGAACTAAACTCTTTATTTATTGGTCGTGATTCTGGAAATTTACGTTCATTACAATTTTTAATTTCACGAGCGCTTGAGGCTAAAAATGCTGAAATTCACCGTGTAAATATTGATGTTGCAGATTATAAAAAACAACGAGCTCAAAAAATTACTGAAAAAGCTGAAAAATGGATTGAACAAGTTCGAAAAACTGGTGAGCCTTACCGATTAAATTTAAATCCGACTGACCGCTTCACTGTCCATAAATTAGCTCAAGATTATTCAGATATCGAAACACATTCTGAAGGTGAAGGTCGCGAACGACAATTAATTATTTCGAAAAAATAA
- a CDS encoding YidC/Oxa1 family membrane protein insertase codes for MNLFELFITQPILNLLLVIYNFIGDFGFTIIIFTLIVRFLMWPLTKSQLHQSKVMRELQPELQKIRKNSKGNKQAETLQMMELYRRHNFKPFRSMLALFIQLPILLTFFSVMRIVVNTPDQISKWVYQPVAQMSRVSDVISSKKLEPKFLGVIDLTDTAVPLNDLSSGFMMIILVGLTLSQWYMVRQTQPKNGNRRIRDIFKEAAEGKEPNQAELNAAVNSNMNLILPVILFFLMMGLYGALIFYYLISNIIQIIQQKYIFSIDSKEMEKIAQESPKNKIKNTKEAIIVKNTPSKTIKKNSKEKGGTNIRRIKAKDGKRR; via the coding sequence ATGAATTTATTTGAATTATTTATTACTCAGCCAATTTTGAACCTATTATTGGTGATTTATAACTTTATTGGCGATTTTGGCTTCACAATTATTATCTTCACTTTAATTGTGCGATTTTTGATGTGGCCACTTACAAAGAGTCAGCTTCATCAATCAAAAGTTATGCGAGAGCTTCAGCCAGAATTGCAAAAAATTCGCAAAAATTCGAAAGGTAATAAGCAAGCTGAAACTTTACAGATGATGGAACTTTATCGCCGTCATAATTTCAAGCCATTTCGTTCAATGCTGGCTTTATTTATTCAGCTGCCAATCCTGTTAACTTTCTTTAGTGTGATGCGAATTGTAGTGAATACGCCTGATCAAATTTCGAAATGGGTATATCAGCCAGTTGCACAAATGAGTCGCGTGAGTGATGTTATTTCAAGCAAAAAACTTGAACCAAAATTCCTTGGAGTTATCGACTTAACAGATACGGCTGTGCCTTTAAATGACCTTTCAAGCGGTTTTATGATGATAATTTTAGTTGGACTAACACTTTCGCAGTGGTATATGGTTCGGCAGACTCAGCCAAAAAATGGTAATCGTCGGATTCGTGATATTTTTAAGGAGGCAGCAGAAGGGAAAGAGCCAAATCAAGCAGAACTTAACGCTGCTGTAAATTCTAATATGAATTTAATTCTCCCAGTAATTTTGTTCTTTCTTATGATGGGGCTTTATGGTGCTTTGATTTTTTATTACCTAATTTCGAATATTATTCAAATTATTCAGCAAAAATATATTTTCTCAATTGATTCAAAAGAGATGGAAAAAATTGCTCAGGAATCTCCAAAAAATAAGATTAAAAATACTAAAGAAGCAATCATTGTAAAAAATACACCATCTAAGACGATAAAGAAAAATTCGAAAGAGAAAGGCGGAACGAATATTCGAAGAATTAAAGCGAAAGATGGAAAACGGAGGTAA
- the rnpA gene encoding ribonuclease P protein component, translating into MLAYKNRFHGHGSLRYVYSNGTSVRTQKITVKFAQNPRRKDSRFAVVVSKKVLKSAVGRNRIRRRVYEIIRHELPKIDGTFDVVVMIFHKSIKDIPHEELKEAIIDIFKEADFYCNK; encoded by the coding sequence ATGTTAGCTTATAAAAATAGATTTCATGGTCATGGTAGCTTGCGTTATGTTTATTCAAACGGAACTTCAGTTCGTACACAAAAAATTACCGTGAAATTTGCACAAAATCCACGCCGTAAAGATTCACGTTTTGCGGTTGTGGTTTCGAAAAAGGTTTTAAAGAGCGCGGTTGGCCGAAATCGAATTCGCCGGCGAGTTTATGAAATTATTCGCCATGAACTACCAAAAATTGATGGCACTTTTGATGTTGTAGTGATGATTTTTCATAAAAGCATAAAAGATATTCCGCATGAAGAACTTAAAGAAGCTATAATTGATATCTTTAAAGAGGCTGATTTTTATTGTAATAAGTAG
- a CDS encoding DUF4352 domain-containing protein: protein MFFEFKAEDSNGAAESADGQTYSLPDSLGSGDLVKGGKKSGSIIFEVPAGSSLKLHYQPSFWSNKKVIVNL from the coding sequence ATGTTTTTTGAATTTAAGGCTGAAGATTCTAACGGAGCCGCTGAAAGCGCTGATGGACAAACTTATAGCCTACCAGATAGTCTTGGTTCTGGTGATTTAGTAAAAGGTGGTAAAAAGAGCGGTTCGATAATTTTTGAAGTCCCTGCTGGTTCTTCACTAAAACTCCATTATCAACCATCATTTTGGTCTAATAAAAAAGTTATTGTTAATCTATAA
- a CDS encoding DUF4352 domain-containing protein, with protein sequence MKEEKSTVESNDSKQLNRISSKTKSEKPFYKKAWFWIVIVVIIAIGSQYKQPEKVGENKNSGSNGSSQTQKGESKKEEKTEFNVGDIIAFDGKELTVEKVERNWNSGNAYLKPKDGKEYVKVSVKIENKSETEMNYNVF encoded by the coding sequence ATGAAAGAAGAAAAATCAACTGTAGAATCTAATGATAGCAAGCAGCTAAATAGAATATCTTCGAAAACTAAATCTGAGAAGCCATTCTATAAAAAAGCTTGGTTTTGGATTGTTATAGTTGTAATTATTGCTATTGGTAGCCAATATAAACAGCCTGAAAAAGTTGGTGAAAATAAAAATTCTGGATCAAACGGATCATCTCAAACTCAAAAAGGTGAGTCTAAAAAAGAAGAAAAAACTGAATTCAATGTTGGTGATATAATTGCGTTCGATGGAAAAGAATTGACCGTTGAAAAGGTTGAGCGAAACTGGAATTCTGGAAATGCTTATTTAAAACCAAAAGATGGCAAAGAATATGTAAAAGTTTCAGTAAAGATTGAAAATAAATCTGAAACAGAGATGAACTATAATGTTTTTTGA
- the murJ gene encoding murein biosynthesis integral membrane protein MurJ gives MKSKVRSIVSKANSRLTVKFAAIVLASSTLLSSLLGFLRDRLLNSYYLDSYPDGIDAYTVAFTIPDFMFFILVSGALSVTFIPVFNQRMANRNKKSAWELSSSVLNLLALLTLVTSVLIIIFAEPLVKYIVGPGLSESSRSLAISMMRVIAINPFLFAIATVLTSVQQAIGRFTFSALAPAIYNIGIIIGTVFFTNGINIFGIQIFEGGIMGVAIGVAFGSVLQLLIAAAGLIGVDFKYQFRIFWKNRGFQQVMKLLPTRSMDQGLDYVNSIVETNMASRMGSGTVRAYSQSLTLQMMPVNLIGVAISTAFFPNLTERLAIGRKDLFRKDLQSALRMIIFLALPVSVLFFFLRGYIVSFIKNGGDDLIAGLLGVLVLSIFARSIYHIAARSFYAMEDTKTPFYISLVAIGLNIVLAIIFSLIFKFGAYGLAWAQAIGAVLEIVILLFLMRKRIDGLFDAQFLLGIFRMVIASATAGLICYLLVARMPLLGSDLRFFSTFPKFIFIGLVSSTTYVLVAKLLKLEEAEPIISQIKKMIFVQVKIK, from the coding sequence ATGAAATCAAAAGTTAGATCAATTGTTTCGAAAGCTAACTCAAGATTAACAGTAAAATTTGCAGCAATCGTTCTTGCGAGCTCGACGCTTTTGTCGAGCTTGTTAGGCTTTTTGCGAGACAGGCTTTTAAATTCGTATTATTTAGATTCTTACCCAGACGGAATTGATGCTTACACGGTAGCTTTTACAATTCCTGATTTTATGTTTTTCATTTTGGTTTCGGGAGCTTTAAGTGTAACGTTTATTCCAGTTTTTAACCAGCGAATGGCAAATCGAAATAAAAAATCTGCTTGGGAATTAAGTTCGAGTGTTTTAAATTTGTTAGCACTTTTAACTTTAGTAACATCTGTTTTAATTATTATTTTCGCAGAGCCTTTAGTTAAATATATTGTTGGCCCAGGTTTAAGTGAATCTTCGCGATCTTTAGCTATATCAATGATGCGTGTGATTGCAATTAATCCATTTCTTTTTGCGATTGCAACAGTTTTGACAAGTGTTCAGCAAGCAATTGGAAGATTTACTTTTTCAGCTCTTGCGCCTGCAATTTACAACATTGGAATTATTATCGGAACAGTGTTTTTCACAAATGGAATTAATATTTTTGGTATTCAAATTTTTGAAGGCGGAATTATGGGTGTAGCAATCGGTGTTGCTTTTGGATCGGTTTTGCAACTTTTGATTGCAGCAGCTGGTTTAATTGGTGTTGATTTTAAATATCAATTTCGAATTTTCTGGAAAAATAGAGGATTTCAGCAGGTAATGAAGCTGCTACCAACACGCTCAATGGATCAAGGTTTAGACTACGTAAATTCAATTGTTGAAACAAATATGGCAAGCCGAATGGGTTCGGGAACAGTTCGTGCTTATTCGCAAAGTTTAACTCTTCAAATGATGCCAGTAAACTTAATTGGTGTGGCGATTTCTACCGCTTTTTTCCCGAATTTAACTGAAAGATTAGCAATCGGCCGAAAAGATCTCTTTCGAAAAGATCTACAATCGGCTCTTCGAATGATTATTTTCTTAGCTTTGCCAGTTTCGGTTTTGTTCTTCTTTTTGCGTGGCTATATCGTTAGCTTTATTAAAAACGGTGGTGATGATTTGATTGCTGGGCTTTTGGGTGTTCTTGTTCTTTCGATTTTTGCACGTTCAATTTATCATATTGCAGCAAGGAGTTTTTACGCAATGGAAGATACAAAAACACCATTTTATATCTCGTTGGTTGCAATTGGTTTGAATATTGTTTTGGCGATAATTTTCAGCTTAATTTTTAAATTTGGTGCTTATGGATTAGCTTGGGCGCAGGCGATTGGCGCAGTTCTTGAAATTGTGATTTTACTATTTTTGATGCGAAAAAGAATTGATGGGCTTTTTGACGCACAATTTCTTTTAGGGATTTTTCGAATGGTGATTGCTAGTGCTACAGCTGGTTTAATTTGTTATTTATTGGTGGCGAGAATGCCTTTGCTTGGCTCTGATTTACGATTCTTCTCAACTTTTCCAAAATTTATATTTATCGGATTAGTTAGTTCAACAACTTATGTCTTGGTCGCAAAATTATTAAAACTTGAAGAAGCTGAGCCGATTATTTCGCAAATTAAAAAGATGATTTTCGTGCAAGTTAAGATTAAATAA
- the ftsH gene encoding ATP-dependent zinc metalloprotease FtsH → MMKDKKNNNFKKLSLNVIFWVVIIAIFSGIWVSQNIFSNKLKEVAISDVILRANKGEISKLEIQGNDVRITRKGEKRASEKSVKESGTIYEQGLEKGKTTVDVMPVDNSSEIIWNLTVMIVPVIAIVAFFMLIMRSATGQNSQAMNFGKSRAKLYGEDKKKIKFEDIAGNENAKQDLYEVVDFLKDPKKYQKMGAKIPSGILMVGNPGTGKTMLARAVAGEAKVPFFSISGSEFMEMFVGVGASRVRDLFSKAKKNAPAIIFIDEIDAVGRKRGSGMGGGHDEREQTLNQILVEMDGFEKDTGVIVLAATNRADVLDPALLRPGRFDRRVEISLPERKDRLAILEVHFKNKKVDESVDLNALAKKTAGSAGADLANIANEAAILAARNNREVITNEDLTEAFEKVAIGPERKSKVMSDLERETTAWHEAGHAVVGHVLPDSDPVHKVTIIPRGGTGGVTWFLPPEDRSYTNIFEYKDILARAMGGRQAEMLIYGEAGISTGASSDLRNATDIARNMVIEFGMGEDLLDQVFHEENSGMFFDKMTRERPYSEKTAEKIDAEIAKLIKEAVERAATILKANKKPLKELTDALLEKETLDEKEVAEILKNAKLPKEAKLHD, encoded by the coding sequence ATGATGAAAGATAAGAAAAACAATAATTTTAAGAAGCTATCTCTGAATGTTATTTTTTGGGTGGTGATTATAGCTATTTTTAGTGGAATTTGGGTGAGCCAAAATATTTTTTCAAATAAATTAAAAGAAGTTGCTATTTCGGATGTGATCTTGCGCGCTAATAAAGGTGAGATTTCGAAACTAGAAATTCAGGGAAATGATGTAAGGATTACTAGAAAAGGCGAGAAGAGAGCTAGCGAAAAATCAGTTAAAGAAAGTGGAACAATTTATGAACAAGGGCTTGAAAAAGGAAAGACTACTGTTGATGTAATGCCAGTTGATAACTCTTCGGAAATAATTTGGAATTTAACAGTTATGATTGTGCCAGTTATTGCGATTGTAGCTTTCTTTATGCTAATTATGCGTTCGGCAACTGGTCAAAATTCGCAAGCAATGAATTTCGGCAAATCTCGAGCAAAACTTTACGGTGAAGATAAAAAGAAGATTAAATTTGAAGATATTGCTGGAAATGAAAACGCTAAACAAGATTTATATGAAGTTGTTGATTTTTTGAAAGATCCTAAAAAATACCAAAAAATGGGTGCAAAAATCCCAAGTGGTATTTTGATGGTTGGAAACCCAGGAACTGGTAAAACAATGTTAGCTCGTGCTGTTGCGGGTGAGGCGAAAGTTCCATTTTTCTCGATTTCAGGTTCAGAATTTATGGAAATGTTTGTTGGCGTTGGTGCTTCACGTGTTCGAGATTTGTTTTCGAAAGCAAAAAAGAATGCTCCAGCGATCATCTTTATTGATGAAATTGATGCGGTCGGCAGAAAACGTGGCTCTGGAATGGGTGGAGGCCATGATGAACGTGAACAAACCTTGAACCAAATTTTGGTTGAAATGGATGGTTTCGAAAAGGATACTGGTGTTATTGTTTTGGCTGCAACTAACCGTGCTGATGTACTCGACCCAGCCCTTCTTCGACCTGGCCGATTTGACCGCCGTGTAGAAATTTCTCTTCCTGAAAGAAAAGATCGTTTAGCAATTTTAGAGGTTCATTTCAAGAATAAAAAAGTTGATGAATCTGTTGATTTGAACGCATTAGCAAAGAAAACTGCTGGTTCTGCAGGTGCTGACCTTGCAAACATTGCAAATGAAGCAGCTATTTTAGCAGCACGAAATAACCGTGAAGTAATTACTAATGAAGATCTAACTGAAGCTTTCGAAAAAGTGGCGATTGGCCCAGAACGAAAATCAAAAGTTATGAGTGATTTAGAACGTGAAACTACCGCTTGGCATGAAGCTGGCCATGCTGTTGTTGGCCATGTTTTACCAGATTCAGACCCAGTTCATAAGGTTACAATTATTCCGCGTGGTGGAACTGGTGGTGTAACATGGTTTTTACCGCCAGAAGATCGAAGCTATACAAATATTTTCGAATATAAAGATATCTTGGCGCGCGCAATGGGTGGACGTCAGGCTGAAATGTTGATTTATGGCGAGGCTGGAATTTCAACCGGAGCATCAAGCGACCTTCGAAATGCAACTGATATTGCTCGAAATATGGTAATTGAATTTGGTATGGGTGAAGATTTACTTGATCAAGTTTTTCATGAAGAAAATTCTGGAATGTTCTTTGACAAAATGACTCGCGAGCGACCATATTCTGAAAAAACCGCTGAAAAAATTGATGCAGAAATTGCTAAATTAATTAAAGAGGCCGTTGAGCGTGCTGCCACAATTCTTAAAGCGAATAAAAAACCGCTCAAAGAATTAACAGATGCACTTCTCGAAAAAGAAACCCTTGATGAAAAAGAAGTTGCTGAAATTTTAAAAAATGCTAAATTGCCTAAGGAAGCAAAACTTCACGATTAA
- the tilS gene encoding tRNA lysidine(34) synthetase TilS has protein sequence MKKIVVAVSGGVDSVVLLDFLVRFFRNKNGQKWLEENLIVAHFEHGIRGKESQEDCEFVRRLAEKDRLKFEFEHGNLGENSSEEKARNARYIFLRKIAKRENAIIFTAHHKNDLAETFALNLVRGGGWRAVACFDSPDIERPFLRFSKLEILKMAKQQGLIWREDSTNFSQKYTRNRIRKTLNFSEKDLESIFKIWQRQIELRREIEKITQEILFEIGDGQKFEREFFRKNSDEVCYEVLREIMIRQSGRIPLSKQVWDFLHVIRTFKNGSKTQILEGQEVVFSRNYWSFTLTTVSE, from the coding sequence ATGAAGAAGATAGTCGTGGCAGTTTCTGGTGGCGTGGATTCAGTTGTTTTGCTAGATTTTTTAGTGCGATTTTTTCGAAATAAAAATGGGCAAAAATGGCTTGAAGAAAACTTGATTGTTGCGCATTTTGAGCATGGGATTCGCGGAAAAGAAAGTCAAGAAGACTGTGAATTTGTTCGAAGATTAGCAGAAAAAGATAGATTGAAATTTGAATTTGAGCATGGTAATTTAGGAGAAAATTCAAGTGAAGAAAAAGCTCGAAATGCTCGATATATTTTTTTGCGAAAAATTGCTAAACGTGAAAATGCTATAATTTTTACGGCGCATCATAAGAATGATTTGGCGGAGACTTTTGCGCTAAATTTGGTGCGTGGTGGCGGTTGGCGGGCGGTGGCATGTTTTGATTCTCCAGATATTGAACGTCCTTTTTTGCGATTTTCGAAATTAGAAATTCTAAAAATGGCAAAGCAACAAGGTTTAATTTGGCGAGAGGATTCAACTAATTTTAGTCAAAAATATACACGCAATCGAATTCGAAAAACTTTGAATTTTAGCGAAAAAGATCTGGAATCGATTTTTAAAATTTGGCAAAGGCAAATTGAACTTCGCCGTGAAATTGAAAAAATAACTCAAGAGATTTTGTTTGAAATTGGCGATGGGCAAAAATTTGAACGAGAGTTTTTTCGTAAGAATTCAGATGAAGTTTGTTATGAGGTTTTGCGTGAGATTATGATTCGTCAATCTGGCAGGATTCCGCTTTCAAAACAAGTTTGGGATTTTTTGCATGTGATTCGAACTTTTAAAAATGGATCAAAAACACAAATTTTAGAGGGGCAAGAAGTTGTATTTTCTAGAAATTACTGGAGTTTTACACTTACTACAGTTAGTGAATGA
- the tadA gene encoding Flp pilus assembly complex ATPase component TadA — protein MKEGGKISKIKEIKFENSVKFAAESIIENALNLHATDVHIEPREESTLVRFRINGVLKTVNEFSKDFLPKLAKYFKHLGGLNFSEKTFPQSATIRHGEARIRISTTPVFLGEKVTLRLIRARKSVRKLNEVGLWGENLQQIQQILRQPRGIVFTIGEGNNTTNFSILNELNSSEKNIVTIEKNIEKTISGINQTEINPRIGLDYFEMTKSALSQNPDILYIDNLKDSKTAELIFDASMRGKFIIASLSVQKISEIIPFLNYLGIEPFLISANVLGMISQTLIRTVSKKAISKTKISKEESSLILQEFKTTGAKIHQLEKDFRDKVHPKNKLSTSSNAILELPIVRKKENYELAFSGNTAIFEVLSLINGDISKEIKNLIQIKPTSVEIEEILSTNNFRNMKLDGLAKVLQNETILPELMRKTGF, from the coding sequence ATGAAAGAAGGTGGGAAAATTTCGAAAATTAAAGAGATAAAGTTCGAAAATTCAGTTAAATTTGCAGCCGAAAGTATTATTGAAAATGCCCTAAATCTGCACGCGACTGATGTTCATATTGAACCAAGAGAAGAATCAACTTTGGTCCGTTTTCGAATTAACGGCGTTTTAAAAACCGTTAATGAATTTTCGAAAGATTTTTTACCAAAATTAGCTAAATATTTTAAGCATCTTGGCGGTTTAAATTTTAGTGAAAAAACTTTTCCACAATCCGCTACAATTCGACATGGAGAAGCTCGGATTCGAATTTCTACAACTCCAGTTTTTTTGGGTGAGAAAGTTACTTTAAGGTTAATTCGAGCCCGAAAAAGTGTTAGAAAACTTAATGAAGTTGGGCTTTGGGGCGAAAACTTACAGCAAATTCAACAAATTTTACGCCAACCGCGTGGAATTGTTTTTACAATTGGTGAAGGAAATAACACAACTAATTTCTCAATTTTAAATGAGTTAAATTCGAGCGAAAAAAATATTGTTACAATTGAAAAAAATATTGAAAAAACTATTTCAGGAATTAACCAGACTGAAATCAATCCAAGAATTGGTTTAGATTATTTTGAAATGACTAAATCAGCTTTGAGTCAAAATCCTGATATTTTATACATTGATAACCTAAAAGATTCGAAAACTGCCGAGCTTATTTTTGACGCTTCAATGCGAGGGAAATTCATCATCGCAAGCCTTTCAGTTCAAAAAATAAGTGAAATTATCCCATTTTTAAATTATCTTGGAATTGAACCGTTCTTAATTAGTGCAAATGTTCTAGGAATGATATCGCAAACCTTAATTCGTACCGTTTCGAAAAAGGCAATTTCAAAAACCAAAATCTCAAAAGAAGAATCTTCGCTGATTTTACAGGAATTTAAAACTACGGGAGCAAAAATCCATCAATTAGAAAAAGATTTTCGCGATAAAGTTCACCCAAAAAATAAACTTTCAACTTCTTCAAATGCTATTTTAGAATTACCAATTGTTCGAAAAAAAGAAAATTACGAATTAGCTTTCTCTGGAAATACTGCAATTTTTGAAGTTTTAAGTTTAATTAACGGCGATATTTCAAAAGAAATTAAAAATTTAATTCAAATTAAGCCAACTTCAGTTGAAATTGAAGAAATTCTTTCAACAAATAATTTTAGAAATATGAAATTAGATGGTTTAGCGAAGGTTCTACAAAACGAAACAATTCTACCAGAATTAATGCGGAAAACTGGATTTTAA
- a CDS encoding recombination regulator RecX — MILIFMALEIFDHSDFENKKIKNSSKEATFKDGFFIITDIKQAVKNQNRVNIFVNGKYRFSLDIFQLTQLNIKIGSKFTKTEIENLEQQSEFGKLYALALNYCLMRPHSKKEISDYLWKKTLNRKLKNRKTGEFYEKKGVSKISVEQVLNRLIEKKYIDDEKFAKFWVENRNQRKGSSIKKLKSELFSKGVSSDIIEQVLSESNRNDEDEIQKIIAKKAKKYTDEQKLIAYLARQGFSFDEIKKALSKE, encoded by the coding sequence TTGATTTTAATTTTTATGGCATTAGAGATTTTTGATCATAGTGATTTTGAAAATAAAAAGATAAAAAATAGCTCTAAAGAAGCTACTTTTAAGGATGGTTTTTTTATAATCACAGATATAAAACAAGCAGTTAAAAATCAAAATCGGGTAAATATTTTTGTGAATGGAAAATATCGTTTTTCGCTAGATATTTTTCAATTAACTCAATTAAATATTAAAATTGGATCTAAATTTACAAAAACTGAAATCGAAAATCTTGAACAGCAGAGTGAATTTGGTAAACTTTATGCTTTAGCTTTAAATTATTGCTTAATGAGGCCACATTCTAAAAAGGAAATTAGTGATTATTTATGGAAAAAAACTTTGAATCGTAAGCTTAAAAATCGTAAAACAGGTGAATTCTATGAAAAAAAAGGAGTTTCGAAAATTTCAGTTGAACAGGTTTTGAACCGATTGATTGAAAAAAAATATATTGATGATGAAAAGTTTGCTAAATTCTGGGTTGAAAATCGTAATCAGAGAAAAGGTAGCTCAATTAAAAAACTAAAATCTGAATTATTCTCAAAAGGTGTCTCTTCAGATATTATTGAACAGGTTTTAAGTGAATCAAATCGAAATGATGAGGATGAGATTCAAAAAATAATCGCTAAAAAAGCTAAAAAATATACAGATGAACAAAAGTTAATTGCTTATTTGGCTCGACAGGGTTTTTCTTTTGATGAAATTAAAAAGGCGCTTTCGAAAGAATAA
- the recA gene encoding recombinase RecA codes for MAKAKKTDVGMAEDGKKQALDLAIAQISKQFGDGSIMKLGENHKVDVELLPSGCLSLDIALGGGYPKGRIIEIYGPESSGKTTLTLHAIAEIQKQGGTAAFIDAEHALDPAYARKLGVDTENLLVAQPDNGEQALEITETLVRSNAVDLIVVDSVAALVPQAEIDGDMGDAHMGLQARLMSQALRKLTGIINKSKATVIFINQIRMKIGVMFGNPETTTGGNALKFYASVRADIRRTAQIKSGDDVIGNRTKVKIVKNKIAAPFRVAEFDIMYNEGISKTGDIIDLAVEHEILGKSGAFYKYNDQNIGQGRENAKRYLLENPDVMTEIDAKVRAKIRGEEFIEETPNEEKTEE; via the coding sequence GGAATGGCTGAAGATGGCAAAAAACAAGCGCTAGATTTAGCGATTGCACAAATTTCGAAACAATTTGGTGATGGTTCAATTATGAAGCTTGGTGAAAACCATAAAGTTGATGTTGAGCTTCTACCTTCAGGATGTTTAAGTCTAGATATTGCGCTTGGCGGTGGATACCCTAAGGGGCGAATTATTGAAATTTATGGACCAGAAAGTTCAGGAAAAACTACTTTAACACTTCATGCAATTGCTGAAATTCAAAAACAAGGTGGAACAGCGGCGTTTATTGATGCTGAGCATGCACTTGATCCAGCTTATGCACGCAAACTTGGTGTTGATACTGAAAACTTGCTTGTTGCACAGCCTGATAATGGTGAGCAAGCGCTTGAAATTACTGAAACTTTGGTGCGTTCGAACGCAGTTGATTTAATTGTAGTCGACTCAGTTGCAGCTCTTGTTCCGCAGGCTGAAATTGATGGAGATATGGGTGACGCTCACATGGGACTTCAAGCTCGTTTAATGTCGCAAGCGCTTCGAAAACTTACTGGAATTATCAATAAATCAAAAGCTACGGTAATTTTCATCAACCAAATTCGAATGAAAATTGGTGTGATGTTTGGAAATCCTGAAACCACAACTGGTGGTAACGCGCTTAAATTCTATGCTTCAGTTCGTGCTGATATTCGCCGAACAGCTCAAATTAAAAGTGGTGATGATGTAATTGGAAACCGTACAAAGGTTAAAATTGTGAAAAACAAGATTGCAGCACCGTTCCGAGTTGCCGAATTCGACATTATGTATAACGAGGGAATTTCGAAAACTGGAGATATTATAGATTTAGCGGTTGAACATGAAATTTTAGGAAAATCTGGCGCATTCTATAAATATAATGATCAGAATATTGGTCAAGGTCGTGAAAACGCTAAACGATATTTGCTTGAAAATCCAGATGTAATGACAGAAATTGATGCTAAGGTTCGAGCAAAAATTCGTGGTGAAGAATTTATTGAAGAAACTCCAAACGAAGAAAAAACTGAAGAATAA